A single genomic interval of Granulicella tundricola MP5ACTX9 harbors:
- a CDS encoding histidine triad nucleotide-binding protein — protein MTDCLFCKIAAGTIPVTPIFEDDRVIAFADINPQAPTHFLVIPREHFADVTQVPAELLGHLLHAAARVAETQLPHGHRIAINTGPDGGQTVQHVHLHVLGGRPMGWPPG, from the coding sequence ATGACAGATTGTCTTTTCTGCAAGATCGCCGCAGGCACCATCCCGGTCACGCCCATCTTTGAGGATGACCGGGTGATCGCCTTCGCGGACATCAACCCGCAGGCACCCACACACTTCCTCGTCATCCCACGCGAGCACTTTGCAGACGTGACGCAGGTGCCGGCTGAGTTGCTCGGCCATCTGCTGCATGCAGCCGCAAGAGTGGCGGAGACGCAGCTTCCGCATGGCCATCGCATCGCCATCAACACTGGGCCGGACGGCGGTCAGACCGTGCAGCATGTCCATCTGCATGTGCTGGGCGGCAGACCGATGGGCTGGCCTCCGGGGTAA
- a CDS encoding M48 family metallopeptidase, giving the protein MRLRPLLLILLAFVALLPLNGCQKATTPTEAAALQAAATDTTAYTLPPDKLAKADALAHTRTAVHFTEDIWGILQLWLILQFGLAARMRNLANNLSKNRWAQGFTFLLQFLILTTILNLPLTLYAHHVAVVYGMSVQHLSSFLFDEFKGFLLTYLFGGLGVMLLFYFIRKFPRRWWIPSALAAMALGVLGIFATPYIIDPLFNRFEPLSASNPALVAQLEKVVARGQGINIPPDRMFLMKASDKVTTLNAYVTGFGSSKRVVVWDTSIAKGTPEEISFIFGHEMGHYVLGHIVQGLEFGFAMIAVGFFIAVHLFQFILRHKAKAWRVHSQDNWAALVVLLFVFSILSFIGEPIGNTFSRSEEHAADVYGEEVVHGLIPDPQATAHQSFQLLGENSFTDPNPSALLEFWTYSHPSISHRAAFAERYDPWAPGAQPKYFSK; this is encoded by the coding sequence ATGCGTCTTCGCCCACTTCTGCTCATTCTGCTCGCGTTCGTCGCCCTGCTGCCGCTCAACGGCTGCCAGAAGGCGACGACGCCCACCGAAGCAGCCGCGCTCCAGGCCGCCGCAACCGACACCACCGCCTACACGCTGCCGCCGGATAAGCTCGCCAAGGCCGATGCGCTGGCCCACACGCGCACCGCGGTGCACTTCACGGAAGACATCTGGGGCATTCTGCAGCTCTGGCTGATCTTGCAGTTCGGCCTGGCCGCGCGGATGCGGAACCTCGCCAACAACCTGAGCAAGAATCGCTGGGCGCAGGGGTTTACGTTCCTGCTTCAGTTCCTCATCCTCACCACGATCCTGAATCTGCCGTTGACGCTCTACGCCCACCACGTCGCGGTCGTCTACGGCATGTCCGTCCAGCACCTGAGCAGCTTTCTTTTTGACGAGTTCAAGGGGTTCCTGTTGACTTATCTCTTTGGTGGCCTGGGCGTGATGCTGCTGTTTTACTTCATCCGCAAGTTTCCGCGACGCTGGTGGATTCCCTCCGCGCTGGCAGCCATGGCGCTGGGCGTTCTCGGCATCTTTGCCACGCCGTACATCATTGACCCGCTCTTCAATCGCTTCGAGCCCCTCAGCGCCTCCAATCCCGCGCTGGTGGCGCAGCTTGAGAAGGTCGTCGCACGCGGCCAGGGCATCAATATCCCGCCGGACCGCATGTTCCTGATGAAGGCCTCAGACAAGGTGACGACGCTCAACGCCTACGTCACCGGCTTCGGCTCATCCAAGCGCGTCGTGGTCTGGGACACCTCCATCGCCAAAGGCACGCCAGAGGAGATCAGCTTCATCTTCGGCCATGAGATGGGCCACTATGTCCTGGGCCACATCGTGCAGGGGCTGGAGTTCGGCTTCGCCATGATCGCCGTCGGCTTCTTCATCGCGGTCCATCTCTTCCAGTTCATCCTGCGCCATAAGGCCAAGGCGTGGCGCGTGCATTCGCAGGACAACTGGGCCGCGCTGGTCGTGCTGTTGTTCGTCTTCTCCATCCTCAGCTTTATCGGCGAGCCCATCGGCAACACCTTCAGCCGCAGTGAAGAACACGCCGCCGATGTCTACGGCGAGGAGGTTGTGCACGGCCTCATACCAGACCCGCAAGCCACCGCGCATCAGAGCTTTCAGCTTCTGGGGGAGAACTCCTTCACTGATCCCAACCCTTCGGCGCTATTGGAGTTTTGGACGTACTCGCACCCCTCCATCAGCCACCGCGCGGCGTTTGCGGAGCGTTACGATCCCTGGGCTCCCGGGGCTCAGCCCAAGTACTTTTCAAAATAG
- a CDS encoding SDR family NAD(P)-dependent oxidoreductase, whose product MSKLSGKVAIVTGASKGIGASIAEHLAAEGASVVVNYSSSKSGADAVVERITKAGGKAIAVGANVAKPEEIAKLISETVKAYGKINVLVNNAGIYDFAPLEAITPEHFHKQFDLNVLGLLLTTQAAVKEFPEEGGSIINISSVVGKSAQPNAAVYSATKGAVDAVTLSLARELGPKKIRVNSVSPGLVETEGTAGFMGSDFHKTIEAQTPLGRIGQPDDIGKVVAFFASDDSTWISGEAVLVAGGSRG is encoded by the coding sequence ATGAGCAAGCTGAGCGGCAAGGTAGCAATCGTAACGGGCGCGTCGAAGGGTATCGGAGCATCGATCGCAGAACATCTGGCGGCAGAGGGAGCCTCTGTTGTCGTCAACTATTCCAGCTCGAAGAGCGGCGCGGATGCAGTAGTAGAGCGCATCACCAAGGCCGGCGGCAAGGCCATTGCAGTAGGCGCGAACGTCGCCAAGCCGGAGGAGATCGCCAAGCTGATCTCTGAGACGGTCAAGGCATACGGCAAGATCAATGTGCTGGTCAACAACGCCGGCATCTATGACTTTGCACCGCTTGAGGCGATCACGCCAGAGCACTTCCACAAGCAGTTTGACCTCAACGTGCTGGGTCTGTTGCTGACCACGCAGGCAGCGGTCAAGGAGTTCCCGGAAGAGGGCGGATCGATCATCAACATCAGCTCCGTCGTGGGCAAGTCTGCCCAGCCGAACGCAGCCGTCTACAGCGCAACCAAGGGTGCCGTCGATGCCGTGACCTTGTCCCTGGCGCGTGAGCTCGGACCGAAGAAGATCCGCGTCAACAGCGTCAGCCCCGGGCTGGTGGAGACGGAAGGCACGGCCGGCTTCATGGGCAGCGACTTCCACAAGACCATCGAGGCGCAGACGCCGCTTGGGCGCATCGGCCAGCCGGATGATATCGGCAAGGTGGTTGCGTTCTTCGCCTCGGACGATTCCACCTGGATCAGCGGTGAAGCGGTCCTCGTCGCGGGCGGAAGTCGCGGCTAA